AAGGCAGGATCGCGCCTTGTTGCAATGCAACATAGCAGCTCTTTTTGTGCAATGCAACATTCTTTCGCGCCCCACATCGGCTCCCCCGCGGCCGCCCGTTCAGCGATAGGCGCCCTCGATGTCGGTGACCCGCATGGCCTTGCGTCCCAGGCCGTCGTGGAGATCGAGCATACGCTCGATCCAGCCGTAGACGGGATCGGCATTCGACACCAGGTCGGCAGTCGACACCACCCGCGCCCACATGAAGGCGCCAAACACCAGGTAGTCGGCCGCGGCAGGCGCCGCGCCGTCGAGGAAGTCGCTGCCTTCCAGCTGGCCGCGCAACGGTGCCAGCGCGGCATCCAGTTGGGCCAGCCCCTTGGCCGGCGAATGGAACTCCTCGAGGGAACGGCCGAAACGCTTCTCGCGGCTGGTGCGGAAGTAGTCGCGGTCCCTGGGATCGATGGCGTTGAGCAGATCCATGATGATGGTTCTCATCATCGCCGGCTGTAGCGCCCGTTCGGCGTAATGCTTGAAGAAGCGCGCCCGGGCCTCGGCCATGCCATCGCCCAGCAGGGGCGCCTCGGGGTAGGTACGGTCAAGGTAGCGCAGGATCTCGTAGCTGTCGGTGACCGTCTCGTCACCATCGACCAGGACCGGCACCTTGTCGTGATCGGCGAATGCCAGGGCCTGCTTGTCGGTGAAATACCAAGGGCGCGTCTGGGCCTCGAGCCCCTTGTGAGCGAGTGCATAGCGAACACGCCAGCAGTAGGGGGAAAAGCGCAGATCTTCGTCGATACCGCAGAGGTCAAAGAGAACCCTGGCCATGGACGTCTCCTGGAACGTGGTGTGGTCCCCGGATAGTGCCAGCCTTCTCGGCAGCTTGCCAACTGCGCCGACCACGGCCGAGCCGAGGCCTTGA
This portion of the Billgrantia sulfidoxydans genome encodes:
- a CDS encoding glutathione S-transferase N-terminal domain-containing protein encodes the protein MARVLFDLCGIDEDLRFSPYCWRVRYALAHKGLEAQTRPWYFTDKQALAFADHDKVPVLVDGDETVTDSYEILRYLDRTYPEAPLLGDGMAEARARFFKHYAERALQPAMMRTIIMDLLNAIDPRDRDYFRTSREKRFGRSLEEFHSPAKGLAQLDAALAPLRGQLEGSDFLDGAAPAAADYLVFGAFMWARVVSTADLVSNADPVYGWIERMLDLHDGLGRKAMRVTDIEGAYR